The genomic stretch TTCTGGACGGGGTCCAGGAACTCGTAGCCGAGCTGCGCGGCCAGCGAACGCGCCAGCATCTCCGGGCTGAGCTTCCCGGACTGCACCAGCGTGTCCTCCAGGCGCCCGCCCCCGGCGTTCTGCTTCTGCAGGGCGTTGTCGATCTCGTCGGCGGCGGCGAAGCCCAGGTCGACGATCACCTCGCCCAGCGGCTTGACGCGGCCCTCGCGGGCCTGCACCTGCAGCGCCTCGCGCAGCTGCTCGCGCGACAGGGTGCCCTGCTGCACCATCTGCTCGCCCAGCCGCCCACGCTGCGGGTAGAAGCGCTCGATCAGCGTCTCGATGTCACGCGGTTTGGCCAGCACGAGCTGCACGGGCCGCCCGACCAGCGCCTCGATGTCCTCGCGCTTGCGCGGGTCGCTGGCCACGACCGTCACCCCGTAATCGGTCTCATCGACCGGCACGGCAGTCAGGCGCAGCGCGTCGGCGCGCAGCATGCTGCCCAGCACGTCCTCGCTGGGCTGGAAGTCACGCGGGTTGCGCAGGAACACCGCGCCGACCTGCTCGGCCAGCACCTCGTACAGCTGGTCCTCACTGATGATCCGCTGCGCGATCAGGGTGCTGCCCAGCGGCTCGCCGGTCTGCTGCTGCGCGTCGAGCGCCACCTGCAGCTGCGCGTCACTGATCAGGCCGCGGCTGATCAGGCGCTGGCCCAGCATCCCGCCCGCCGGTCCGCCCTCGGCCTCGGCGGGCGCCTCGACCGTCAGGTGCAGTTCCGGGTAGTACGTGGCGATCGCCCACATGATCTGGTCGCGCAGCGCCTGGTACACCTCGATGTTCAGGCCGCTGTCGTCCTCGAGCGCCTCGATGGCCATGCTCGACAGGGGGTCCACGATCGCGACGCGCAGCGTCTGGCCGTCCAGCGCGAACGGGAACGCCTGGTACTGCATGGCCGTCTGGGCGCGCACGGCCTGCAGCGCGGCCGCCTCGGGCGTGACGACGAGCAGGTTCACGAGCGGAATGCCGAGCGCTTCCTCAATGGCGCGCGCGATGCGTTTCTCGCCGACCATGCCGGAGTCGATCAGGATCTCCGCGAGGCGCCCGCCGACCTCCGCGTGGCGGACCAGGGCTTTTTGCAGGTCCGTGTCATTAACGTAGCCCTGCTCGAGCAGGATGGCGCCCAGGCGCCGGTCACCGATGGAAAGAGCCATAACGTTTCAGTCTCCTTGCGTGAGGGAAATGGGGAGGACGGTCTGGACAGGCCATCAGTGGTGCCAGTCGTGCCCGTAGCGTTTCAGAACCGCGCGTTCCAGCCTGCGGGCCACGCGCGTATGAGGAAGGGCGTTGGTGACCAGAGGTCGGACCAGAATAGTGTGCATGCCGCTCAGGTTGCCGCCCAGCACGTCCGTGAACAGCTGGTCGCCCACCATGCCCACCTGCGCGGGCGGCAGGTTCAGGGCGCGCAGGGCCTTACGGAACGCCCGGGGGTTGGGTTTCCCGGCCAGCCCGACGCCCTGGAAGTCCAGCCTGTCCAGCCAGAACGCGGCCCGCTGCCCGGTCGCGTTGCTCAGGAGGTACAGGCCCACCCCGGCGAGTTTCAGGTCCCGCACCCACGCCAGGGTCTGCGCCACGCCCGCCGGGTCGTAACTGCCGTACGGCACCAGGGTGTTGTCGAGGTCCAGCAGCAGCCCGTGCAGGCCCCGGTCCGCCAGGAATTCCGGCGTGATGTGCGTGACGTGGTCGATCACGTCCGCCGGGCGCAGCAGGCTGCGGGAGGGGGCGGGGGCGGGGCGGCTCACGCGGCGCTCCCGGCGCGGCCGATCACGGCCCACATGCGCCCCGTGACGCCCGCGTCGCGCCGGAACGAGTAGAAGTCGCCTTCCGTGGAGCAGCGTCCACTGACCCACACCTGCGCGCCGGGCACGCCCGCGTCCAGCAGCGCGGCGCGGTTCGCCCCGGCGAGATCCAGGTGCGGGCCGTCCGCG from Deinococcus soli (ex Cha et al. 2016) encodes the following:
- a CDS encoding YqeG family HAD IIIA-type phosphatase, whose amino-acid sequence is MSRPAPAPSRSLLRPADVIDHVTHITPEFLADRGLHGLLLDLDNTLVPYGSYDPAGVAQTLAWVRDLKLAGVGLYLLSNATGQRAAFWLDRLDFQGVGLAGKPNPRAFRKALRALNLPPAQVGMVGDQLFTDVLGGNLSGMHTILVRPLVTNALPHTRVARRLERAVLKRYGHDWHH